One Candidatus Dormiibacterota bacterium DNA segment encodes these proteins:
- a CDS encoding DNA recombination/repair protein RecA encodes NQLRMKIGVMFGNPETTAGGQALKYYSSVRMDIRRTEQIKEADRVIGNRVKVKVVKNKIAPPFRLAEFDIMYNEGISAAGDILDLAVKYELVAKSGAWYEYKGEKIGQGREAAKAYLKEQPKAMKELEVAIRKTAT; translated from the coding sequence AACCAGTTGCGGATGAAGATCGGCGTGATGTTTGGTAATCCAGAAACTACAGCTGGCGGTCAGGCGCTCAAATACTACTCTTCAGTACGTATGGATATCCGCCGTACGGAGCAGATTAAGGAGGCCGATAGAGTAATTGGCAACCGCGTGAAGGTGAAGGTGGTTAAGAATAAAATTGCTCCGCCTTTCCGCCTAGCCGAGTTCGACATTATGTATAACGAAGGCATATCGGCTGCGGGCGACATCCTAGATCTAGCCGTCAAGTATGAGCTAGTTGCAAAATCCGGTGCCTGGTATGAATACAAAGGTGAAAAGATCGGCCAGGGGCGCGAAGCCGCCAAGGCATATCTTAAAGAACAGCCGAAGGCTATGAAAGAGCTAGAAGTCGCCATTCGCAAAACCGCTACCTAA